GGTGTTTGACCTGCCGGATCCGGTGGAGCACAAGGTGGACATCCTCGCCAACCCGGATCGGGTGGTGGTGGATCTGATGGACACCGACTTCAACTTCGACGTGAAAACGCTGGATGCGGGGGACGGGCCGGTCGCCGATATCCGGGTGGGGCAACATGCGGACAAAACCCGCATCGTGTTTGACCTCAAGACGGCGGTGCGGCCGCGTACCAATCTGCTGAAGCCGGTGGCGCCGCACGGCTGGCGGCTGGTGGTGGATTTGTTCGATAAGGAGCCCGCGCCGGCGAAGACCATTCCCAAACCCAAGGCCTCGGCGGAGAAGCCCCGCGAAATGATCGTCGCCGTCGATCCGGGGCACGGTGGCGAGGACCCCGGCGCCAGAGGGCCTCGGGGCACCAAGGAAAAAGTGGTGGTGCTGCAGATCGCCAAGAAGATTTACAACATGATCAACAACGAGCCGGGCATGCGCGCGGTGCTGGTTCGTGATGGTGACTACTATGTGCCGCTGGCGGAGCGCCGCCGCATCGCCCGTGAGGACAATCACGCCGATGTGTTCATCTCGATCCACGCCGACGCCTTCACCGATGCCCGCGCCCGGGGCGCCAGTGTATTCGCGCTGTCCAACAGCGGCGCCACCAGTGCCCGGGCCCGTTATCTGGCCAAGATCGCCAACGAGTCCGACCGCGTCGCCGGGGTCTACGAGGAGGAAAAGGACGACTCCAACCTGCTCAGCGTACTGGCGGACATGCGCATGTCCGGTTCCATGGCGCACAGCCTTTATTTGGGGCGGCAGATCCTGCAGGAATTCAACGGTGTCACCAAGCTGCATGGAGACCGGACCACGGTGGAACAGGCCGGCTTTGCCGTATTGAAGGAGCCGGAAATGGTATCGGTGCTGGTGGAGACCGGGTTTATTTCCAACCGCGAGGAAGAGGGCCTGTTGCGCTCCAGCACCCATCAAGCCCGTATCGCCCGGGCGGTGACCAATGGCGTCAAACGCTATTTCCAGACCCACCCGGCCCCGAACAGCTACTTCGCCGCCCAGCGCCGGCAACAGGGGGATCAGTACCGTATCCAGCCCGGTGATACCCTGTCCGCCATTGCTCGTGCCCATCAGGTGTCCGAGGACGCCTTGCGTACCGCCAACAATCTCAACGGCGACCGTATCGTGGTGGGGCAGTTGCTGACCATTCCGGGCTCCTGATCCCGGAAAGCGGAAATAAAGCAGGGGTCGCGACCCCGGGAGACCATTTTGTCCAAGATTCAACTGCTGGATTCCCGCCTCGCCAACCAGATCGCCGCGGGCGAGGTGGTGGAGCGGCCGGCATCGGTACTCAAGGAACTGTTGGAAAACGCCCTGGATGCCGGTGCCCGGCAGATCACCGTGGACGTGGAGCAGGGCGGCACCAAGCTGATCCGGGTGCGCGACGACGGCGGCGGCATCGAGCGGGACGAACTGCCGTTGGCGCTGTCCCGGCATGCCACCAGCAAGATCCATGTGGCCGAGGACCTGGAAGCCATCGGCACCCTGGGGTTTCGCGGTGAGGCGCTGGCGGCGATCAGTTCGGTGTCGCGGCTGAGCCTGACCAGCAACATCGGTGAGCAGGCGGAAGGTTGGGAAGTGGTGGTGGAAGGCCGCGACATGGCCCCTTCGGTGACGCCGGCGGGGCATCCGCGTGGTACCACCGTGACCATGCGCGATCTGTTCTTCAACACCCCGGCCCGGCGCCGCTTCCTGCGCACCGAGAAAACCGAGTTCAACCATCTGGAGGAAGTGTTCCGGCGCATCGCCCTGAGTGAGTTCCAGACTGGATTCCGGCTCAGCCACAACCAGAAAGTGGTGCATCAGCTGCCCAGTGGCGACAACGAGGCGCTGCGGGCCGCCCGGGTGGCGCGATTGTGCGGCAGTGCTTTCATGGAACAGTCGATGCCGGTGGACGTGTCCCACGCCGGTCTGCGCTTGCATGGCTGGCTCGGGTTGCCGACCTTCTCCCGTTCCCAGTCGGATTTGCAGTACTTCTATGTGAATGGCCGGGTGATCCGCGACAAGGTGGTCAGCCACGCGGTGCGGCAGGCCTATTCCGATGTGCTCTACCATGGCCGCCACCCGGCGTTCGTGCTGTTCCTGGAACTGGATCCGGCCCTGGTGGATGTGAACGTGCATCCCACCAAGCACGAAGTGCGTTTCCGCGAGCAGCGCATGGTCCATGACTTCCTCTATCGGACCCTGCACCGGGCGATCGCCGAGGTGCGCCCGGCGGACCGGCTGGACGTGCCGGAGTTGCCGCAGACGATGCCCTCGTGGTCGGTGCCGACGCAGGGCGCCATGCCGTTGACTCAGGCCCGTGACAGCGGGGCGGGGGTCAGTGGGAATGGGTACCAGGGTGGGGGCGCGGCGCCGGCTTATCGCCCGCCGCCATCGGTTGCCGATGGCGACCGCCAGGCCAGTGCCTACGGTTCGCTGGTGACGCCCCGCCCGGAAGCCGCGCCGATGCCGGCGCCGGAACCGGGGCAGACGCCGCCACTGGGCTACGCGGTGGCGCAGATCCATGGCATTTTCATCATCGCCGAGAATGAGCACGGCATGGTGCTGGTGGACATGCACGCGGCCCATGAGCGCATCACCTATGAGCGGCTCAAGCGGGACTGGGCCGAGGAGAAAGTGCGCGGGCAGCCCTTGCTGGTGCCGGTGTCGATGGCGGTGTCATCACGGGAGGCGGACTTCGCCGAACAGCAGCCGGAAGTGTTCCAACGCCTCGGTTTCGGCGTCGAACGGGCCGGGCCGGAAACCCTGATGGTGCGGGAAGTGCCGGTGTTGCTGCGCAATGCCGACAGCGAGACGCTGGTCCGTGATGTTCTTTCCGATTTGCTCGCCCATGGCAGCAGTGAGCGCATCGAGCAGCATCTGGATGCGCTGTTGTCGTCCATGGCCTGCCACGGCAGCGTGCGCGCCAATCGCAAGCTGACCATCCCGGAAATGAACGCCCTGCTGCGGGACATGGAAGCCACCGAGCGTTCGGGGCAATGCAACCACGGCCGACCAACCTGGACCCAGATGAGTGTCAAGGACCTGGATCGCCTGTTCATGCGGGGGCAGTAATGGACGCTGGACGCCGGCCCGTTGTCTTCCTGATGGGGCCAACCGGGGCCG
This sequence is a window from Alloalcanivorax dieselolei B5. Protein-coding genes within it:
- a CDS encoding N-acetylmuramoyl-L-alanine amidase, giving the protein MAWRLLISMLGGLLAMAAQAAVKVDSVRMHRAPDHTRVVFDLPDPVEHKVDILANPDRVVVDLMDTDFNFDVKTLDAGDGPVADIRVGQHADKTRIVFDLKTAVRPRTNLLKPVAPHGWRLVVDLFDKEPAPAKTIPKPKASAEKPREMIVAVDPGHGGEDPGARGPRGTKEKVVVLQIAKKIYNMINNEPGMRAVLVRDGDYYVPLAERRRIAREDNHADVFISIHADAFTDARARGASVFALSNSGATSARARYLAKIANESDRVAGVYEEEKDDSNLLSVLADMRMSGSMAHSLYLGRQILQEFNGVTKLHGDRTTVEQAGFAVLKEPEMVSVLVETGFISNREEEGLLRSSTHQARIARAVTNGVKRYFQTHPAPNSYFAAQRRQQGDQYRIQPGDTLSAIARAHQVSEDALRTANNLNGDRIVVGQLLTIPGS
- the mutL gene encoding DNA mismatch repair endonuclease MutL, which gives rise to MSKIQLLDSRLANQIAAGEVVERPASVLKELLENALDAGARQITVDVEQGGTKLIRVRDDGGGIERDELPLALSRHATSKIHVAEDLEAIGTLGFRGEALAAISSVSRLSLTSNIGEQAEGWEVVVEGRDMAPSVTPAGHPRGTTVTMRDLFFNTPARRRFLRTEKTEFNHLEEVFRRIALSEFQTGFRLSHNQKVVHQLPSGDNEALRAARVARLCGSAFMEQSMPVDVSHAGLRLHGWLGLPTFSRSQSDLQYFYVNGRVIRDKVVSHAVRQAYSDVLYHGRHPAFVLFLELDPALVDVNVHPTKHEVRFREQRMVHDFLYRTLHRAIAEVRPADRLDVPELPQTMPSWSVPTQGAMPLTQARDSGAGVSGNGYQGGGAAPAYRPPPSVADGDRQASAYGSLVTPRPEAAPMPAPEPGQTPPLGYAVAQIHGIFIIAENEHGMVLVDMHAAHERITYERLKRDWAEEKVRGQPLLVPVSMAVSSREADFAEQQPEVFQRLGFGVERAGPETLMVREVPVLLRNADSETLVRDVLSDLLAHGSSERIEQHLDALLSSMACHGSVRANRKLTIPEMNALLRDMEATERSGQCNHGRPTWTQMSVKDLDRLFMRGQ